The region GATGGAATGAGCGAACCACCAAAAGGTAAGGATTTATCACGATTAATAAGCTTGGTGTCAACTTGATTCTAACAAAGACTGACATATATGAATAGACAGGGTGAAGCCCTCCCGTTTTTTCTGAAAACTATTGTCTTTGCGAGTTTTGTAGGTGTCGAAGCGATTAtcttagggcctgattacatggcgaatttcatcccgggctgaaatttcagcccggcttctgtaacaaatcctttgaaaaccaaattgtcgattacatggagaaggattcagcccggggcgcaattcagcccgggctgaaaatcctagcacGGTActctcaaaccgggctaggattttcagcccggccaaacgggctgaaaaatccatgtaatcgctatcattttttcagcccgggctgaaaaaggagcgcgagcatgcgtatctattgtgttttcgcacctcagtaaactttctcaccgAAATtagcgttttgcgcccgggctgaaattgaccatgtaatcgcaacaatatttcagcccggtgggcggagcgaaatttcagcccgggctgaaattcaccatgtaatcaggcccttaagGGGTAAAGACCtctttggttttgttgatttCATTTAGGTTTCACAAGAGTAATGATTGACAGGGGAGAAGAACGAATTTGGAGACGAAACAACTGTGTCAATGACAGAGGGATGTTGAATGCCGCCCATGTGAAATCACTATTTGCAGATCTTGTAAGAGGTGCTGTCCAAGAGCTGAGATATGGAGGGTATGCAGTAATAGAAAATTTGTATGTTGGGGGTGGGGGGTTAAACTCCTATACAAGTGTCAGGTTTGGAGAACATGTGATGTGAGGGAGGTgccaaaattttcttttttatctctAAATTTTATAATAGAGtcaaatgtggtaagaacatcagtgacacactggCCTAATGGCTCATGCTGTgccattttttgttcttaccacagtTTGACGCAATCCGTGATCCattactgaatgaacaaatGGCAAATAATATtagaatctatttgttaaattttcattGCTCCAGTGTTCTCCTTTTAAGGGGgtaagcagtaaaatttacagTCTCTAACCTCACATATTAATGCTTGAAATGGCATGGAATTATTGAAGATACAACTgctaacagaaaaaaatatcatctACATTCAATTTACCAAACTCTGATTCTTGCATTCATAAAGAAGTATATGGGCAAAACTATCTGaataaagtaaacaaaaatgtcacagGCAAATGTCTATTCATATAATGCACTGAGCAGACATACAGTAATAAGCAAATGATGTCTGTAAGTACCTACtctaccagtttgaaaaactcagcTTTTGCCTGTTGTACTGATGAAAAGGGAGAAGACTGGTGTTGCCTTGTGGTCCCATGTGTgtgcttgtgtttttttcgacCTTTGGTCTTTTACCAACATTAAAGACTGCTAGCTGTCTAAGCTCCACTTTATTGACAGATTTGTGGAAGTGGAATCAAATGGTCCAGCAGTCACTCTGCTCCTTACCAACAACAGGAATGGGCGAAAATATTCCATTGATTTGACACCTGTTATCAAGGACAAAAGCTGGCCGGAAGATGCTGATGAATGGAAATCAAGGTCTCGCGGAGgtataacaaacaaaacattattatttttgttgtttcaaacTTGGAGGGCATGAAAATATTAGATcatttcatgtcttttttCCTGATCAActgaaggaattttttttccttgttttcatgGGCCAATCAATCATCTTGTTTCAGACCAAATAAcgtcattgttattattgttattatcattattattattaatgttatgAATATTGTACAGTTCAAGATGTTACAGCTGGTTGTACATTGGTTGCGGCAAACAACAAGTTGCTAATGGAAATCAATCAAAATCCTGTCTTTCTGTCATATCTCCTGAGCACTTTTCTCAGTATCCATGCACAACTCAACAGTGCTACACTCTGGATGagagcaataataattttgatatATCTACTCCTTGTAGGTGTTTTAAATTATTGCCTCGCAGCCTTAATGGTACTGTTCCTGATACCCCAACAACCACTGGTTGTAATGACTCATGCCCCTGCTGCCCACATCTTTTGGACTTCCCTGGAAGAGATCTTGATATTATTCAACCTTCTCTTCCTCCTTAATTGCTCTTACCCCACAACCTTCTGGAATTGCCGCATCTATAATTTGGCAACTTTTCTCACTCTTATCAACAATCACCAAATGTGGCCTTCTGATTTGAAATTCTTCGTCTCAAATCTACTGATCGTCTCTGATTGAATAATGAGTGGGATCACTTACGTATCAAATAACATAGTGAGCAGTCAGAGTTTCACCGGTTTTTGGGCTTCAACGTGTTGCAGATCATCTACAGATCTGTTGTTAGTCTGTGTTTCCTCTGTAGTCTTAACATCGTGAAGGGTATTCAAGCTTAACGTCTCCAGCAGACTGAAAACAGACTCTGGAGAGGAAAAGTAGTCTGCAGTTGATctgtttttgtcaaaaaactGCTGCAGATCTGCTCGTTTCGTACAGGTGTCCACACACTGAAGTCTTGTGCTTTTGCGGGTTCCAGCCttacttaatttatttatctcTTTATTGGTTATTTCATAAGTGTCTCTGTATTTAAGACAAAGCTaatagaataaaaataaataaaaaataaactactGGTTCTAGCAAACTGAGAAAGCCAGTTCCATTTTGCTTTACGCTCTTCATTTGGGAACTAAAATTCACTGTTGCTATGAAAGCTTTCATCATAATCCATTTTTGTGGACAGAAGGTTCACAATATTTTTTGCTCTAAATGCTATAAATGGTTATACCATGACCCTCAGGTTAAAAGATTGGAAAATTCTGCCTGCTCcagcaaccaatcagattgctgcATTCTCATAAATTATAACACCTGCTTACATAAAGGATCAATCACATTTGACCTAGAATTTTTGTGTCACCAATCACAGTAATCAGGTGACAGTTCTTTTTGTATTGATTCAAGGTTGGCCCAATCAGAGTCTTGTACGCGAGATTTGTGGTGATGGGTGTCACCTAGTACCAAAGCCCCCAAAGGGAAGCAGTGTTCCTGCACATGGAAAGGAGTTCCTTTGGAGGTACTCTTTTTCCAGTGGAGAAAAGAAGTTGCTTCTCAAAGGAGGCCATGGAGAACCCAGCTCATGCAGGAAACAGGTTTTACGAATCCTTAAAGTATTGAATGAGGAACTTGAGTGGCATCCTTTGAAGTCCTACCACCTCAAAACCATGTTGTTTTTTGAGTGTGAGGCAAATCCTCATCAAAGCCACTGGAGCTTTAATCACCTGGACGAGCGTTTCCTAGGCCTTCTAAAAAGGCTTGAGAATTGCCTCAGACAGAGACATTGTCCACATTATTTTATGAGGGAGTTtaatgtgtttgaagtgtttcCTCAGCAACGGTGTGCTGAGTTATGTGGAAAGATACAAGATATTCTGAGGAATCCAGAGGCGCAGTTAAATCGTCTCCTTTAATAGATCAGCTCAAGTGGTACTTACTTGTATTTCCCAATGAACAGTCCTATTAAActcttttctttgtcttttttcattactgtGTTTGACAAATTGGCTCATGTATACTAACCTAGATTGTATCAATTGAAGACTTTTTGGGGATACTGATGTTAAGACATTCATCAAGCATATCTGCAGATTTTGCAGGGGTATTAGTTGTCTTCCTCAAAAATGAGAAAGAGGGAGACCTGGGATGACGATCAGGTGTGGGACATGATATTTAACACACTCCATGATCTTTGATAGCCTCTAGTTACCGCAGTTATCGTGATCATTGTcataatatattattttttttgtctgccCGTGCATCTGTCATTAGTCAATGATGATGACtttttaaacaacaacaacagttgtCCAATTAACTTGCTTTTACTAATGCTTTTATGATCATAATATTATACACACCATTAGATTAGATATTTAGGGAAGAAGATTTCTCAGCTTTTTCCTGTATTCAGTTTTAACTTTACTACAATCTATGTGAAATTAaagtaactgaaaaaaaaaacctggtGTCATCTTGTAATGAAATTACAGATTCTGCTGCTGAACAGACAAACCAGCACTGTAGTAAGATGTAGCTTTGTATCCTCATATTCCTTGTCAGTACACAGCTTCGGAAAACAAAGTCTGTTTCTCTAGTTGACGCTTTGGATAGCATCTCCATAGATGACTTTTAGCTGATTGAAAGCAGGACCTGTTCACCCACAAGCCTGACTTTCACCTAAACAAATGTTACTCCATCCTGAAAATTTTGTAGAAGAAAcatttcttctctttccttTCAGTGGCTCTGGTATATTTTCCAACTAGAAAAGGTTCGATATTTAACATAAACAACACGCAATGGCTTCGGTGGATACAATAACTCGGAGtggtggtgtagtggtgaCAGCACTCgcccacccccccccctcctAATGAAGCCtaggttcgattcccagactCGATGTCATATGAGTCTTTTgcttctcttctctgctctgagaggttttcccccgggtactACGGTTTGCCTCTCTTCTCAAAAAACCTACATTTGATtagatttgatttgtgttactgtaattttcaattttcagtgtccccaattagtgtgCCTTTAAACGCTCAATAAACTTGATTCTTAaggtttctttcctttccttttattCCTAGATTCACTCGTCCAAAAAATATACAGAAGAAAGAGTTTCTTATGTATATGTATGATAAGAAGATACTTTGAACTCAgtagtaacataccttgattaaAATGATCATCTGTATAGCTTACTGGAgtcctggggcctgtttctcaaaagtcccgaaacttttcgggcgtatttcgggtgacataattctctttgtatcttcaaatcgaaggcgtctcgagccACAAAACTTTgccattatttttgtttttattccctttacaacatgtgaaaagatcagctttacagaataggcaggtcgtaattttacgaatggcttttcgggcccgaaaaattctcgggacgttcgagaaacgggcccctggggcctgtttctcgaaagtcccgaaacttttcgggcgtatttcgggtgacataattctctttgtatcttcaaaacgaaggcgtctcgaggcacgaaactttgccgttatttttatttttattccctctacaacatgtgaaaagatcagcttaacagaataagcaggtcgtaattttacgaatggcttttcgggcccggaaagttctcgggacgttcgagaaacgggcccctgagaaggactgttgttggagactgacgtttcgacaacctgtacGAAAGCCATCGTCGGAGTTTACTGATCGCTTTTAGTCTAAATTCGATCGCTTGACTTGACAACAGACTTATCACTGACCCATATAACGACCAGCTTCTTGTTGGCCTGATAGCAGTGATAGGTCAACTGGTAGACGACTGCACCGGTATCGCAGAGGTTCGAGTCTCGTTGACTTTCTTGTCTCGTTGAGGACTTTCTTGCCACTACTTTAGTAGCACGTAATAACTGAGAGgatcatacactgaaaattaaagtatttcttttcttttccttttgagtGGCGTTGAAGGGGGAGGGCGGCCGACCTCTTTATCCGCCCTCTTGTGTGTACCCTTGTGAATTGACATAAATAGCTCAGCATGCGTTCCAGGAAAAGATTGAgtacaaaatcaatgcaaataCTGGGTGTTCAACGAAAAGGAACTTGTTTGCAAGGTCCTTTCCGGTCAAAGAATCTTGTATCATGGGTCCTTGGAATGTATATGTGTCAGCTTTGTTTCGGCTTAGGAAATAACTTCCTTTTTGATCTGACTCATCGGCATTCCTTGTTCTTTACACGTGAGAACTTCAAACATGAGGCATTTCAGTTCGATGGCTATTCGTGAATgaagcttttttttccttggtgTCATGAAGgggtaaaatgaaaactgtgaTTGGCCTGATTTTGGCTTGGGAAAATGGAATATTGAAGTGACTGGGATTCTCTCCTTGggaatgggaaaaaaatgtcatgaGTCATGGGAATTGGATAAATAATGTGAAACCACGACCAGTGAAGGCATCACTCATTTCCTGGGGTTAAGAGGCGTCCGAAAATCGCCCAAGCAACTTCTTCTTGTCAACTTTTTAGCATTTCGACTTCGTTGAAGCGGGAAATTCACGTAATGCCTCCTTCGTCACAAAAACGAAGATCATTGGGAAATGTTTTGGAGGAGTACTTGCACTTCACTCTCTGTCCAAGTGATTCAATGTGAAGTCACCTTTCAGAAAGGCTTTATAACTATGGTGTCACTACAGGACTCGCCGGCTGTGCCAAAAACGAACGGATGACCTACAACCGTCTGAGGACATGGGTTAAAATGCACGGTAAATGCGTCAGGCAACGAAATGTAAGACAAGATAACGAAATAGACAGGGCGGGCACTTTGCCTCTGAACTTATATGAAccttaaataagaaaatggtttgaacccaggagtagcataccttgattgaaaaagatcatctgggtgataggagtcctgagaaggactgttgttaatgactgacgtttcgacaacctgtgcggaagccatcttcagagtcaagtggtagtgttagtcagttgaaaatatgAACCTTATACGGTCTTGAAAGCAATCAATTGGTTCGGTGGAAAACGTGGAGTGCGGGGTGCGGAGTGTGGAAAATGAGGAGTGTGGAAAATGAGGGGTGTGGAAAATGAGGAGTGTGGAAAATGTCAATatgaaattaacaaagaaTCTAATTCCTTTATATTCTCATTGAAAGAGTGTCTTATAATATTGTGACACTTGCGTGTTAAAGGGATCAATGCGTTTAGCATGTTAactataaaacgtttaagcaagcaaccggaacgatgatcccgctggtatacgttggatcaatagtgatctaatcggcttcacatataaaatgaagaaaataaatatatggATAACCATATAAATTATGgataacctaaaaattttcATCGACTATCTCAACAACATTCACTCCACCATCAAATTCACTAGTTCGCACTCCTCTACTAACATACCTTTCCTTGACGTAAATGTCTCTTCGACTAACGACGGAAATGTATCTACTGATCTCTACACCAAACCTACAGACAAACACCAACATCTACTCTATTCATCCTGCCATCctttacatacaaaaaaagccattccttTCAGTCTTGCACTCCGTTTACGACGTATCTGTTCTACCGACGCTACATTTCATACTCGCACTGCTCAACTTGCCACTTACCTCCTTAAACGAGGTTACAACCGTAACTtcgtcaacaaacaaatacgacGCGCCGCAGACATCCCCCGCCAACTCACTTTACAAACCAAAGACATCATCAAACCTAAACGAATACCATTCATAACTACCTTTAATCCATCACTCCCTCACATCTctcacatcatcaaaaaacatttcaatctgttGCTCTCCTCTAATCGCTGCAAAAGCGTCTTCCAGCATCCGCCTGTTGTAGCCTTCCGACGCTCACCCAACCTTCAAGACTTATTAGTTACAGCCAAACTCCCTTCTAATTCTGTCAATCCTCAACTACCTTGTGGTTCTTTCCGTTGTGGAAAAAACTGCGCTACTTGTCCCTACATTTCTCACGGACTTACTACATATACCTTCTTTTCTACCGGGGAAACTCGccccataaaatttaaccttacttgtgaaactaaaaacctcatctacatgattcaatgcaaccgctgtaatctacaatatataggagagacgaaacgacgtttaaaagaccgatttaatgaacaccgccgtactatagataaccctaacaacaaatctaaacctaccacagccgcagaacatttcctgtcctctcctaaccacactgctaacgacatgatattaatccccatcgaaaaaatcttctccaaccgagattccatccgtaaggccagggaagcttttttaattcaaaaaggcagaacaattgatcccgatggtctgaacatccgcgaagaaacctattaatattgttacctcttatcatgttatttcattattttttcaccttatacttatctttagtttacactgtcaattattttcacttatttccggttattacacaacatgcaacataaaaatcacgtaccaatgcaaaattatcattgtacctgaagaaggctggtttggccagccgaaatatagtacacctaaaaaaaaaagatccttctacgttgtgtcgacttctgcttttattttcagcatATTAACAATCAATATAAACTCCTTAAAAATCCTTATATTTTTATGGCTAAatcaaacaatatttttttggagcAACATTAACAGGAACAGTAACGAGCACGTAAATAAAAGATTTAAATGAATGCGCTTAGCATTATTATGAATTCACGAGATTAACAAGCGATCTAAACTCGTTAAAAACGGAATTCATCGGTACATTTTAACGGCTAAATcgaacaatattttttttcctaaagaACAGGAACGAATAGGTAAATAAAAGATTGAAATCAATGCGCTTAGTAATGTTATGAATTTACGAATTAACAATCGATCCATTCTCTTCAAAAACTGGATGCATCCTTAATATATATCATGGCTACATCGAACAATACTTTGGTAGctaaaagttgaaattaatgCACGTGGCATTATTATGAATTAACGATATTGACAACGAGTCCATGTTCTTTCAACATTTCCCTCTGGCCTTCATCAAGCGATTGGTAGGTACCGAGGTCGATTAATACACGGCCGTCAAAGACAGGGTTTTTTCGCCTAATGTGCGTAGGGTTGGGATGGTAATAGGTGTTGGTAAAGTCTGTGCTGTACACTAACGCCCCTGTGTTGTCGTCCCTGCGTACCACACGCCTATCCACATGCTTGACCACGATGTTGTGTGGTGCCTGACGAAATTTTTCTGCGAACATGTCACCGCATCCGTAGCACTTTTTTACATTTGTTGGCAATGCCACGAGGTAATACGAATGCGGCGACAAACCTGAGTGCCATGTTCCTGCTGCTGCCGATGGTTGGAATGACGACAATGGCCGATGAGGGGTTGCAACTCGGGAAGGAACGCTTTGCGGGTGAACTTGAAATGATGGCGCGTATGGATCAGGAAAACCTGCTCCGTGGATAGGAAAGCTTGGTGGATTATACAAGGCTGGGTACAATTTTAAACCGCTACAGATGCAGTGTCagcttacaaaaaaatatcgtcGGCTACAACACAACATCCTGGTCAAGCACGTACTTGCAACGACGTGTGGTACGCAGGGACAACAACACAGGGGCGTTAGTGAACACAACAACACTTATTACCATCCCAGCCCTGCGCATCTTGAAATGCAATGATTCATcgcgtttttttctttttcttttttttttaattgttaacACACTGTTTCTCCGCATTTCTACGgaaattgaaatggaaaattgaaatttgttcTACATTTTCCACACTCCGCATTTTCCACACTCCGCATTTTCCACACCCCGTATTTTCCACACTCCGCATTTTCCACACCCCGCATTTTCCACACTCCGCATTTTCCACACCCCGCATTTTCTACACTCCGCACCCCGCACTCCGCACTCCGCGTTTTCCACCGAACCCAATCAATTTGAATTTACTGATAGGCGTAGAAAGACAAATAAGCtatatatttcatatataattCCATTAGGCGTAGAAAGAGTTCAAAGCGAACTAGGCTCCacgccattgcttttattgttaattccaCACGTTtttagtcacttgcgcctaaaatcagagataaaatgcaccacaaaactttaaaacatccgctgccgcagtcacttgtgcggCGTAATCAATTatgacattcaaagaaagaatgCAACATATCAGCCCGCGCAGTCacctgcgcacaaaatcaatgacaaaaacattacactaacctaaaacatctgctccagcagtcaatcgctcataaaatcaatgttgaaatacttaaagaaaaatataaaaaaatcgCAGTGCTTCTCCAGCAACTTACGTACGTACGAAATCAATGAAAATATACTTCCTACATGAACCTAAAAAATGCTCTCTTGCAGAATCAGTTATAAAGTACAATTAAAGAAGTTAAAATATCTGCCCCCACAGTCACTGGCGCGCGaagtctatcgaaaacaagaaaatgaagtaaaagatttgctcccacagtCACAACGCACTCGCTAAATCAACGATGAAATGCAACGAAGGCtagtaaaaagtcttttctcgcagtcacttctgcgccaaatcaacgataaaatgcattaaaaccaagcATAACATCTTCTActgcagtcagtcacgtgcgcagtctcagatcaaacgtaagaaaagcaagtaaaatctcccATTCTCTATATCCACTGTACTGTTGATTCGAACagtgcaaaaataaaatcagtcTAAAATAGATCCAAACatttttagaaaacaaaatttgataGTGaagcaaaatggttacaaaatggtcgattttgatCAACCAACTGGATGACTGATACgcccgcatgttaaggaaactggcacgagtaaatgacgtgaacactgtcatgtattcacCTGACCCTAgacaattcatttcattcccacgatcATGGTAAGAATtagagttagagggaacctgcgcatgcgcaaacaaaacaccaagacaacagtacctctggacgtggtgccagagcgtcgtaccaaacgatttcccccgagatttcggcccgtgggtcgcttttgtgagctaaggttcagatacctatcgtcaccgacaggcagggagggagagataagtcggcccctagaccatatgagacagatcccattcatccactcagctcgactcatagttagtaccaatttctatatatatagaacagtcttctagatattttctccatgtggtacgctcaggtgtgtactaatgtagagcatatttaacaattgcgcacgcgctcaaggccccttgttgagctcttgttgtttttcatacggtaggCTATGGTGACTACTGGTCCAAACTAGATGacgtttacgcatgcgcattgctgaaaatgtcaaatagTCCATTCAGTTGTCATtccatttccttttcttgtctttttgtgcttgtttttgtgtccttttttctggattcgaagcaaatatatagttttttagttttgtaatttcatgctctccaatccaatatATCATCACCGCGCTCGCAGTCATTTAcgc is a window of Acropora palmata chromosome 11, jaAcrPala1.3, whole genome shotgun sequence DNA encoding:
- the LOC141897947 gene encoding cyclic GMP-AMP synthase-like receptor 1, with protein sequence MSQLNIILNRITTEKVTLRKTEKTKALEFWEPKVEEILRRVKRKDERFARMEIQRKGSYYERCKVGKPDEFDLTLVLENLELDDEPYDDTEDDGMSEPPKGFTRVMIDRGEERIWRRNNCVNDRGMLNAAHVKSLFADLVRGAVQELRYGGFVEVESNGPAVTLLLTNNRNGRKYSIDLTPVIKDKSWPEDADEWKSRSRGGWPNQSLVREICGDGCHLVPKPPKGSSVPAHGKEFLWRYSFSSGEKKLLLKGGHGEPSSCRKQVLRILKVLNEELEWHPLKSYHLKTMLFFECEANPHQSHWSFNHLDERFLGLLKRLENCLRQRHCPHYFMREFNVFEVFPQQRCAELCGKIQDILRNPEAQLNRLL